A region of the Microcoleus sp. AS-A8 genome:
GCCTACAGCTCAGTGGAAGCCGGAGCGGAAGGTAAGGGCGGTGACATTGAGATTACCACTGGCTCACTTTCCTTGACTGATGCCCTCATATCCTCTGAAAGCCGGGGAACTGGTACAGCGGGTGACATCACTCTCCAAACGACGCAAAACTTGGAAATGAATCGTTCCTCAATCCTTGCCACCACCCAAACGGGTAACGGCGGTAATATTAGGCTGCGGATGGGAGATTTATTAGTGATGCGTAACGACAGCAATATCTCCACCACCGCAGGAGTCGCAGGTGCGGGTGGCGATGGCGGCAACATCAACATTAATGCAGGTTTCGCTGTCGCCGTCCCTAAAGAAGATAGCGACATCACCGCCAATGCTTTCAATGGACGAGGCGGCAATATTAACATCACCACTCAAGGCATCTATGGTCTGACATTCCGAGAACAGGACATTCCCGCAAGCAGTGATATTACCGCCAGTTCTCAGTTTGGTTTAGACGGTGAATTTCAACTCGATTTACTCACCAATGTTGACCCCAGTCGGGGGTTAGCCGAGTTACCGACTAACGTAGTCGATGCCTCACAGCAAATTGACCGCCGTTGTACCCCCGCAGCAGCAGACCAAAAAAGCAGCTTTGTGATTATAGGACGGGGTGGCTTACCTCCTAGTCCGAACGACTTGCTCCAGAATGATGAAGGAATAACTCCTAATTGGATAACCCTCAACGCCCAGGCAGAAAACATCTCTGGTGTTACCCCTCAAACCAATCTCACTCCTAGCACGCCTAAACAATTGGTGGAAGCACAAAGCTGGATATACGGTGCCCATGGAGAGGTGATTCTCACAGCCCAAGCATCCAGCGTTACACCTGACAAATCTTGGCAAACATCCCCATCCTGTCACGACATTAAGCCTAGCTCTAACTAGGCAGGGAGGGCAGAGCGGGAGGGGAAGAGGTTTTAAATTTCGTGTCTATCTAAAAACCTATTGAGGTCACAATCATGGTCACAGTCACGCCAACAACAAAGCAACGCGATGTTCAAGTTCTCCCCATTGGAGCAGAAACCACCGTATTGCGATCGCGCACTTGGGATAGACTCAAGTTTGAAATCGAGTATGCCCTGCAACGCGGCACCACCGCCAACTCTTACCTAATTCGAGCCGATAAAATTGCCCTGTTTGACCCCCCTGGTGAATCCTTTACCGAAATTTTTCTCGCTGCACTCCAACAACGCCTCAACCCAACCCAGCTAGATTACATAATTCTCGGTCACGTCAATCCCAACCGAGCCGTTACCCTCAAAGCCCTGCTTGAACTTGCACCTCAAGTTACATTTGTTTGCTCCAATCCGGCATCAATTAACCTACGAACTCTCTTGCCAGACCAAGAACTGAAAATTGAGGTTGTGCGAGGTGATGACACCTTGGATTTAGGGCAAGGTCATCACCTACAATTTATCCCAACCCCCAGTCCTCGATGGCCTGGTTCACTTTGTACTTACGACCCCCAAACCGAAATTCTCTTCACCGATAAGCTGTTTGGGGCACATGTCTGTGGTGACCAGGTAATGGACGAAGGATGGATGACGATTAGCGAAGACCGACGCTATTACTTCGATTGCCTCATGGCACCCCACGCGAGGCAAGTGGAAAAGGCGTTGGACAAACTAACTGAATTCCAGGCAAGGCTTTATGCTACGGGTCATGGCCCTTTGGTGCGCTATAGCCTGATCCCCCTAACTCAGTCCTATCGACAGTGGAGTGAGGAAAATGCCACAAAGGACTTGACGGTTGCCCTAATTTATGCATCTGCCTATGGAAATACCGGAACCTTAGCCCAAGCGATCGCACGGGGCATCACGAAAGCCGGTGTTGGGGTTGAAGCAATTAACAGCGAAGCGGCTGACCCCACAGAGATTCAGAAAGCGGTGGAGAAAGCAGACGGATTCATTATGGGTTCCCCAACCCTAGGCGGTCATGCCCCAACGCCCATCCAAACCGCACTGGGAATCGTCCTTTCGACCGCCAGCAAAACAAAACTCGCGGGTGTCTTCGGTTCCTACGGCTGGAGTGGTGAAGCCATTGACTTGATTGAAAGTAAATTCAGCGATGCCGGTTACCAGTTCGGCTTTGAAACCATTCGAGTTAAATTTAAGCCCAACGAAGTTACCCTCAAATACTGTGAAGAAGCAGGTACCGACTTTGCCCAAGCTTTGAAGAAAGCCAAAAAATCCCGTACCCCCCGGCAACCTGTTGGTGAGTCCCAAGCCGCGCGTACCGAGCAAGCGGTGGGACGTTTAATCGGGTCTTTGTGTATTGTTACAACCAAACAAGGGGAACTCAAGGGGGCAATGCTGGCTGATTGGGTTTCTCAAGCCACCTTTACACCTCCGGGTCTTACCATTGCAGTGGCCAAAGACCGAGCAATTGAGTCGCTGATGCACACGGGCGATTCCTTTGTCCTGAATATTCTCGCCCAAGGGAAGCATTTGGGCTTAATGAAGCACTTCCTCAAACCCTTTGGGCCTGGGGAAGACCGATTTGCTGGGGTCACGACCCAAGAGGCTGAGAATGGTTGCCCGATTCTAGGCGATGCCTTAGCTTATTTAGAATGTACGGTAGAAAATCGCATGGAATGTGGCGATCACTGGGTCGTCTATGGGGTGGTTAAACAGGGCCAATTACTGCAAGCTGACGGCGTTACTGCTGTGCATCATCGCAAATCAGGTACTCATTACTAATGACGAATTGAACGCAGGGGTAGCACCAGACTCAGCAACAAACGCTGCCCCTGTCGGACGGCTGCACTATCCTTGCTTGATGGCGACTGGGGTCAAACAAGGCGTTTTGCCAAAATCCTCTTCTGGAATCTGGTTTTTAGGTTAATTTAAGGTTAAGAATAGGTAAAGAAAATCTGTTAACATTGAAATTTACTTTCGATAGGAGGTAGCTATGGCAGATTCAGCTCGGATGAGCAAGAACAGCTTTCTCTATCCTCAGAGCCGCTACTACGGACGGTTTACACCAGAGCATCTAACCTTCAATGCCAATTTGCAAGAATTTGCTCAGAATGTTTCTTACATCTCGGCTCTAGAGACGGGAGGAAAGCTGTCTCCGGAAGAGGCTTATACGAAGATTAAAGGTTTGTGGAAACAGTTGAAGCACAGCAAGAAAGCATTAGGGATTGGTAAAAATCTACCTCAAGAAACAACCTAATTCTTCGAGTACTCGGTAATCTGTATAAGAGTTGGAATAAAGAGTCTGAACATAGGGATTTGCGAAGTACCACCTTTGTCGCCATACCGTAACCAGAAGGATGAAACGACTGCCATTCTGGCTACCAGAATGGCATTACCCATGAGGATGAGGAGCTACAACGATTGCTGCCAGCAGGCGGCAACCACAAGGTTATTGTCAGCTCCCAGGCTAACGCCTTGATTCTTTGGGTCAAAAGACTGAAAAGCAACTAATGACAAGGGTTCTAATCATCGAAGACGAAGAAATCCTGCGCGAGAGTATCCTGAATATCCTAGAGACGAATGGGTTTAGTACGATTGAGGCAGGAGATGGCCAAAGTGGAGTACGCTTGGCAAAAGAGCGGATTCCTGATCTTATTTTGTGTGATATTAGGATGCCGGAGCTCTCTGGGTACGAAGTATTAAAAACACTGCGTCAAGATCCACTGACGGCCGGTATTCCCTTACTCTTTCTAACGGCAGACAATATGCAAAACGTCATGGATCAAGGAGAGGCTCTAGGGGCAAACGGCTATCTGACGAAGCCCTTTTCAACTGTTCAACTCTTACAAGCGATTAGTCAAGGGCTTCGCGATTACCCTAGAAATTAGCGCAGCTAATCGCTAAACTCACTCCTCTGTAAAAATTTTTTAACTAATTCGCCGGGAAGTCCCCCGCTATAGCCAAGGCGGATACATCGAGGCGTGAGGCGAGTACCGCCACAGGTTTAGCGGCGGGATGAAAGGCGGTCAATTGCGTCCGGTCAAACGGGAGCGCAATTGACAATACCATCTTACGGTTTTACGATTAAATAAATTCACAGTAAAACCTAGGCTAATCAAGGAAATAAAGGAAATAAAGGTTGGGAAAACTTATGTAACGCCCAAAGATAGCTTGGGTGCTCAGGCGGGAGTTGTGATTGTTGCAGAGTCAACCGAAGGGTACAGTGCAAAAGTATTCTCAGTAAATGCTTGGTACGACCACAAGTACAATCAGCAAGGTCAGATAATAGATGCCCCTCGTGTTGAGATTGGAAACCCTATTTGGGATTTAGATTTAGAGACTGAAAGCTGATGAAACGTCGAGTAGCGAAAGTTAGGCTCTATCCAACAAACGAACAGCAACAATCGCTAGCCAAAGCGTTTGGTTGTAGTCGTTGGTGGTGGAATTTCGCACTCAATAAAACGATTCAAACCTACCAAGAGACAGGAAAAGGGTTGTCAGACAAGGCGCTTAATGCGCTTCTGCCATCGCTCAAAAAAGAATACGAGTGGTTAAAAGAGACTTATTCACAGGTATATCAATCAACCACTCGTAATTTGTCTAGAGCGTTCCTCAATTTCTTTGAAAAGCATGCGGCTTTTCCTCGTTTCAAATCTAGAAAAGCTAGACAGTCTATTCAATACCCTCAGAGTATCAAGATTGAAGGAAACTGTCTTAAAGTTCCTTTTATTGGTTTGATTGAGGCTAAAATTCACAGGTTATTTGAGGGTGGAATTAAGACTGTCACAATATCAAAAGACCCATCAGGCAAATACTTTGCATCTATCTTGTTTGAAGTGGAAGGTGATGAACCTGAAGTTTCAACTGAAGGTAAGGTCGCAGGTATTGATTTAGGAATAAAAGATTTTGCCATTGTTCATAATGGTGAAAAAACCTCTAAGTTTGCTAACCCTAAGCATTTAGCTAAATACGAACGCAACTTAGCTCGAAAACAGGCTAACTTAGCCAGAAAGCAGAAGGGGAGCAAGTCTAGAGAGAAGGCAAGAAGGCTTGCGGCTAGAGTATACGAACGAGTTAGAAATGTCCGTCAAGATTTTCTCCATAAGCTTTCACGGAAGTTAGTTGACGAGAACCAAGTCATCGTAGTGGAGAACCTCAATGTCAAGGGCATGGTTCGCAACCACAATCTAGCCAAGGCTATTTCTGATGTTGGCTGGGGCATGTTTGTCAATTTCTTAGATTACAAGCTGGAACGTAAGGGTGGAAAGCTTATAGAAATTGATAGATGGTTTCCTAGTTCCAAACTCTGCTCAAAGTGTCTCTATCAAATGTCGGAGATGCCATTAGATGTCCGTAGTTGGACTTGTCCGAATTGCGGCACTCATCATGATAGAGACGAAAATGCAGCAAGAAACATAAGAGCAGAGGGTATCAGATTGTTATGGGCGTTGGGAACCAGCGCTCCTGCGGCAGGAGGAGATGTAAGACCAAAACTTGGACGCAAGCCCAAGCAAAGGCATTCTCTCGTGATTGTCGAAGCCCCCACTATATTCGGTACTCCGACTTAGTGGGGGTAGTTCACGAGGCGTCTGTACTCTCGTTTAGCTTTTGCGAATGTTTGAACTAGATTTTAGGGCATTTCTTCAGTCTTTCCTGAGCTTTGGCAAAAAGCTGATTGCTGCTCATTGGCGCTCTTTGCTCATTCTATTTATTGGTGTCTACTTACCCTTACAAGTTTTTGGGGAGCTAGCAGAAGAAGTTTGGGAAAATGAAGGCGGCTTTCCTTGGGATGTGCCTATTCTGCTGGCGGTTCATAGCACATCCTCAACCCAAATGGATGGTTTCGCTACCATCCTGACGAAGCTAGGGGTATTTTGGGGCGTGTTTCCCGTCGCTAGTGTGATCGGGCTAGTATTATTGCTGCGGCGACGGTGGCGATCGCTAACTTATTTACTCACCACTCTCTTCGGCAGCATCATCATTAACCGCACCGCCAAAGTATTATTACATCGAGTTCGTCCCCACCTATGGTCATCACCCGCTCCAGAGTTGGACTACGGATTCCCTAGTGGTCATGCCATGTCGAGTATGACACTGGTAGCGGCGTTGATCATTCTGAGTTGGAACAGCCGTTGGCGCTTTCCCGTTTGGTTGATTGGAAGCGTATTTGTGCTTTCCATTGGCTGGACACGTCTTTATCTAGGAGTTCACTATCCCAGTGATATTCTCGCCGGATGGATGGTTTCGATTGCTTGGGCGATTGGGGTGAGTTTACTGATTAGACCCCATTTAACTAAACCCGTGGTTGCACAGGATGGAGAACCGGCTCATGCCGATCAGCTAACACCGAGGGAACAAGAGGCTGTAACGGAGAAAACTAAGTAGAGATTTCCACCACGTTCTTGCACTCTACCGGAGCAACCTTATGAGACAAACCATCATTCAGGTCGATGCTTTCACTGATACACCCTTCGCCGGAAACCCGGCGGCTGTTTGTGTTTTGCCGGCTCCCCAGGATGGAGACTGGATGCAAAACGTAGCCAGGGAGATGAATTTATCAGAGACGGCTTTTCTCGTCAGGCAGGACGATGGCTTCCATTTACGTTGGTTTACCCCTACCGTAGAAGTGCCGCTTTGTGGTCATGCCACCCTAGCAAGTGCTCATGTCTTGTGGTCAGAAGGACATTTGCCATCGGATGCAGTGGCTCGTTTTTACACCAAAAGTGGCTTACTCATCGCCCAGCGCCAAGGAGATTGGATTGAACTCGATTTTCCGGCCAATCGCTCAGAAGCAATAATCCCCCCTCCCGAACTCTCTCAAGCTTTGGGTGTGCCGATCAAATCAGTTTTTCAGACGGCTTTGGACTATTTGGTCGAAGTAGAGTCTGAAGAATGGGTGCGGCAAATGCAACCCAATTTCCAGCAACTCAAAAGCCTGCACCATGGCAGAGTCATTGTCACCAGCTCTTCTAGCGAAGATTCGGATTATGATTTTATTTCTCGCTTCTTTGCACCTGGCGTAGGCATTGATGAAGACCCAGTAACGGGAGCCGCTCATTGCTGCCTTGCTCCCTTCTGGCGCGATCGCCTCAGTAAGGATGAGTTTTTAGCTTATCAGGCATCCAGTCGAGGTGGGGTGGTGAAAGTGCGCTATACGGGGAGCGATCGCGTTTTTCTCGCAGGACAAGCCGTTACCGTGCTGCGAGGCGAATTAATCGCCACTTGATGGGGGAATGGAGAACAGCCAACGTGAACATTCAACAAGCGTTTAATGCCGCCGCCGCCGATTATGACCGATTAAGGCGCATCCTGATTCCGTGCTTTGAGGATTTTTACAGAACAGCAGTTGAAATTATCCCTTTTGATCGCAGTGCAGCCCTAAAGATACTTGATTTGGGCGCAGGAACAGGTCTTTATTCAGGTATGGTTCAGGCACTCTTCCCGAATGCCGAGTTCACGCTGATCGACTTAGCCCCTGAGATGTTAGAAAAGGCGAAGAGCCGATTTAGCCAGATGGGGAAGTCCCCAAAAATCCTGATGGGTGATTATGTCGAGAGTGATTGGGAAAGCCCATATAACCTTGTGATTTCCGGTTTATCCATCCATCATCTGTCCGACTCGGATAAAAAGCGTCTTTATCAGCGGATTTATCAAGCGCTGAAGCCTGGGGGTATGTTCGTCAATGCCGACCAAGTTTTGGGTAAGACACCCGAATTAGAGAAGCGCTATCGACAACAGTGGCTCGATTCAGTCCGTACCCTCGGTATTTCAGAGGAGGAACTCAAAGCCGCCCAAAAACGCATGGAATACGATCGCATGGCAACCCTTGAGGCACAATTGGGTTGGCTGGAAGCGGCAGGTTTCCAAGATGTGGATTGCTGCTACAAAAATTTCAGCTTTGCCGTTTTTGGGGGATATCGCCCTGCTCAGTTAGAGGTTAAAAACAATCTTCAACAACCCACCCTCCAGACTCAACGGCTCATTCTACGTCCCTTCACCCTAGCAGATGCACCAGATGTGCAACGGTTAGCGGGCGCACGCGAAATTGCTGCCATGACGCTCTCAATTCCCCATCCTTACAAAGATGGTATGGCTCAGGAGTGGATTAACACCCATTCAACTGCATTGGAGCAGGGAAGAGTCGTCAACTTTGCGATCGCCCTCCGGGCGGTGCCTTCGGCAATCGCCCTGTGTGAGAGTGGAGAACTGTGTGGAGCGCTCGGATTAGGCATCGATGCCGATAATAACCAGGCTGAACTCGGCTACTGGCTTGGCAAACCCTATTGGGGACAGGGCTACTGCACCGAAGCCGCTAGAGCCGTGGTGAGATATGGCTTTGAGGTACTTGCCTTACATCGCATTCATTCTGCCCACTTTCCCCACAATCTAGCATCAGGACGAGTGATGCAGAAGATTGGGATGCACTACGAGGGATGCCGCCGCCAACATATACGCAAGTGGGAAAAGTTTGAAGACCTTGTACAGTATGGCATCCTCAAAAGTGACTGGTTGCAGCAGTGAAAGGAAAACCATGAGGGCTTAGGGCGTCGGGGGGAGAGGAAAGAGTTTTTCATTCCAGCCTTCGTGCGTTGTGATACCTCCCCTCTCGCTAAAATTTCCGGAATGACCAGCCCCTAATTGGTAGTTAAATTTTGTTACGATAAATTGGGATATTCAGCCATTGGCGACTCCACCCTCGTCTGTCGCTGATCACGAAACCTACTGCAATTGTCCTTGGAGACACTCCTAATGCTGCGACTCGAACATATTAGTAAAATTTACCCTACAGGCGAAGTCCTCAAGGATGTCAACTGGGAAGTCAAAGTAGGCGATCGCATTGGACTCGTCGGCGTTAACGGCGCAGGCAAATCCACCCAACTGAAAATCATTGCTGGGGAGATGGAACCCACGGCGGGAGAAATTATCCGTCCCGCTAGCTTACACATCGCTTACCTCACCCAAGAATTTGAAGTCGATCCGACGCGCACCGTTCGCGAAGAATTTTGGACGGTGTTTAAGGAAGCGAACGCTGTGCAGCATTCGATGACGCAGGTGCAGCGACAGATGGAAACGGCTAATCCAGAAGAACTAGACCGACTGATCCACAAACTAGACAAACTCCAGCGCCACTTTGAAGCCTTAGATGGCTATGGATTAGAGGCTCAAATTGAGAAGATTTTGCCAGAAATGGGATTTGAGCCAGAAGATGGCGATCGCCTCGTGAGTGCGTTCAGTGGCGGTTGGCAGATGCGGATGAGTTTGGGCAAAATCTTGCTGCAAAAACCCGACCTCTTGCTGCTAGACGAGCCAACAAACCATCTGGATTTAGAAACCATTGAATGGCTGGAAACTTACCTGAAGGGTCTAAAAACCCCAATGGTTATTGTTTCCCATGACCGGGAGTTTCTGGATCGCCTGTGTACCCAAATTGTCGAAACTGAACGCGGTGTCTCGACGACATACCTGGGTAACTACTCTGCTTATTTGCAACAGAAAGCTGAGATGCAGGAAGCTCAACTGAGTGCTTATGAGCGTCAGCAAAAGGAACTGGAGAAGCAGCAAGTCTTTGTGGATCGTTTCCGCGCTAGCGCCACCCGCAGCACCCAGGCGAAAAGCCGCGAGAAACAATTAGACAAAATTGAGCGAATTGAAGCGCCAACCAATAGCTTAAAAACCCTGCACTTCCGCTTTCCCCCGGCACCTCGCAGTGGTTTGGAGGTGGTGAAAATCAAAGACTTAGTTCATGCCTATGATGACAAGATTCTGTTCTTAGGAGCCGATTTACTGATTGAACGTGGCGATCGCGTGGCGTTTCTCGGTCCTAATGGTGCGGGTAAATCGACCCTGCTCCATTTAATTATGGGCATGGAACAACCCACGGAAGGGACGGTTCAATTGGGTCAACATAATGTCCTTCCGGGTTACTTCGAGCAAAATCAAGCCGAAGCTCTGGATTTAAACAAAACCGTCATGCAAACGATCCATGATGAGGTGCCGGATTGGAAAAACGAGGAAGTTCGCACCTTATTAGGACGGTTTTTGTTTAGTGGTGAGACGGTGTTTAAAAAAGTTGAGTCCCTGAGTGGGGGAGAAAAAGCGCGTCTTGCTTTGGCTAAAATGCTTTTACGTCCCGCTAATTTACTGATGTTGGATGAGCCGACCAATCACCTGGATATTCCTGCGAAAGAAATGCTGGAAGAAGCGATCCAGAATTATGATGGTACGGTGCTGATTGTCTCCCACGACCGTTATTTCATTTCCAAAGTGGCTACCAAAATTGTGGAAATCCGAGAGGGTGAATTTCGCCCCTATTTGGGAGATTACCACTATTATTTAGATAAAATCGCGGAAGAAAAACAGCAAGCCAAACTAGCTGCGATCGCCGCCGAAAAAGCCGCGAAAAAAGCGGCAAAAGCCTCGAAAAAAGCTGACACCAAACGCCGCTAATCTTTAATATTTTGTGGAATCTAGTCCTCAAAATAGGGGGTAAGCCTTCCGCAGCACGACGTGAAGATACCCCCTATTATTTTTTCCAGCCTATACAAGAGATTTTGCGTGTTAGTCTTACCTTTGATGTAGCTATCCCGCTAATGCCGAAACGCACCTTCATAAGGAGAAGCACAAAGCCACTTCTCCATTGCAGAAAGCGGAAGCACAATCGGCCAAAAGATTGTTGCTAGTGCCAATACTTTTAAACACAAGCGTTTTTCTGACTCCGACAAGCTAGTATCCTGCCTAAAACGTTGAAACCAGTTAGCAAAGCATTGGATCGCTTTGCTAACATAAAGTGCAGTCAGAATTAGGGATAATTCTTGATAGCTTGCTGCGTCGATTATACACATCGACATAATACCCTTTAATAGTTTGGTTGTCTTGACGATAGACTTTAGGCTTTTAAAAAGCCCATAGGCACCCTTCGAGCAAAGGTCTCAGGCAGACAATTAGCGACTTTGTTTTGAGTTTGCTCTACATCTATAAGATATAAGATATTCCTCTTAAAAAGGAATCATAGCCGTTCTCAACTGGAGTGATAGACACAATGGCAGGGGCATAAGGCTGTGCGCCTCTATGCCTGTACCTCATCCAATCGAGAAGGCTATATGGCAATGAGTAGAGTAATAATCCTAAGAATATTAATTTAATTAAAAATGTGCTTTATGATACAATTTATTCATTAAATTTAATGAAAGCTTCCGGAAAGCGATGAGAAGTTTAGCAGAAAACGCTTTTCCCGCTATTGCCCTCATCTAGGTATAGATGCGGTGTCGGAGTGTTTCTGTACAATAGAAATCGATGGATTCAGGAGCCAGGTAACTGGTCAGAAACGCCTATCGAGACTATCTACGGGAATCTTCAGGGTTTAAAGTCCAGCCAACTCAAGCAGCTCCAACGGCTGTATCAGCAGCGCTTACCGAGCGATAGCTTGACAACACCAGAGTTTGCCCAACGACTGGCCGCCATCAGCACGGACATCAAACAACCGGTGTGTACCTACATCAATCGCCGGGGACAGGTGATTCGCGTGGGAGTCGGTACTCCCTCTCAGACGAAAATCCCGCCGTTGGAATTGCCCCGCTACGGCGCAGAACGACTGTCGGGCATTCGCTGTCTTGCCACTCAGCTTAAGTCAGAAACTCCGAAAGAAGCGGCCTTAACCGCCATGGTGATTCAACGACTCGATGCTTTAGTGGTACTGACGGTTACAGAATCAGGATTTGAGCGGCGGGGAGGGGGTGCTACCGGTTATGTCAAAGAGACTTACTTAGTTCACTTACTTCCTCCCACGGAGCAAGGAGTGCAAAATCCAGATGACCGCCCTCTAGCAACTGGCGTTGAACAGAGCTGGAGTGTGTCGCCACCCCTAAGCTTGGATATACTGACCAAGCAGGATTTCCTGGAGTTGGTCGAAGGGCTAGAATCTGAGTTCCGGCGAGAATTTGTTGCACAACAGGTTGATGTCGATCAAGACCGAGTGCTGATCGTTGGGTTGATGACGGACGAGACGACTAAAGAGCGATTTGAGGATGGCTTAGCAGAAATCGCCCGGTTGGTGGAAACGGCAGGGGGAGAGGTATTACAGACGATGCGGCAGAAGCGATCGCGTCCGCATCCTCAAACCGTGGTTGGGGCTGGTAAAGTTCAGGAAATTGCCCTCATCGTTCAAACTCTAGGAGCTAATCTCGTCGTGTTTGACCGCGACCTCTCACCAGCTCAAGTCCGCAACCTAGAATTGGAAACTGGTGTCCGGGTCGTAGACCGTACTGAAGTCATTTTGGATATCTTCGCCCAACGCGCCCAATCCCGCGCCGGAAAATTGCAGGTAGAACTGGCTCAGCTCGAATACATGCTGCCCCGTCTCACAGGACGCGGTCAGGCGATGTCACGGTTAGGGGGCGGTATCGGAACACGCGGCCCCGGTGAAACAAAACTGGAAACGGAACGCCGAGCGATTCAGCGTCGAATCAACCGACTCCAACAGGAAGTGAACCAGTTGCAAGCCCATCGTTCCCGCTTGCGGCAGCGGCGTCAGCGACAGGAAGTTACTACGATTGCAGTCGTCGGTTATACCAATGCTGGAAAATCCACCCTGTTGAATACACTCACTAATGCTGAGGTCTACACAGCTGACCAGTTGTTTGCGACCCTTGACCCCACCACACGACGCTTACCCATTCCCAATGCCGTGACCGGTGAACCGATGGAAATTCTGCTAACCGATACCGTCGGATTTATCCACGAACTCCCTCCCCCTTTAGTGGATTCCTTCCGTGCCACTTTAGAAGAAGTTACAGAAGCCGACGCGCTGCTTCATTTGGTGGATTTATCTCATCCGGCATGGCAAAGTCACATCCGCTCGGTGATGACCATTTTGTCGGAGATGCCCGTTACACCGGGCCCGATTTTGGTGGCGTTTAATAAAATTGACCAGGTAGATAGTGAAACCTTGACGCTGGCTCAAGACGAATTTCCTCAAGGCGTATTCGTTTCCGCCAGTGAGCGGTTCGGACTGGAAACACTGCGTCAAAAATTAGCTCAGTTAGTTCATTACGCCCTCAATCCTTAGTCATATGCTTGCCATGGCTCAGTCAAAAGAGATATTTTGCCTTTGTGAGAGTGTAGAATTAACGGTTATGGTCGTCCGCACCTCGTAGAGCTGACAATGGCACCAATGTTGCCAAAAAGTCAGTTTTTTCGTTTTTGCCCAGATGACAGACAAGAAAAATCTTTTG
Encoded here:
- a CDS encoding ATP-binding cassette domain-containing protein, whose translation is MLRLEHISKIYPTGEVLKDVNWEVKVGDRIGLVGVNGAGKSTQLKIIAGEMEPTAGEIIRPASLHIAYLTQEFEVDPTRTVREEFWTVFKEANAVQHSMTQVQRQMETANPEELDRLIHKLDKLQRHFEALDGYGLEAQIEKILPEMGFEPEDGDRLVSAFSGGWQMRMSLGKILLQKPDLLLLDEPTNHLDLETIEWLETYLKGLKTPMVIVSHDREFLDRLCTQIVETERGVSTTYLGNYSAYLQQKAEMQEAQLSAYERQQKELEKQQVFVDRFRASATRSTQAKSREKQLDKIERIEAPTNSLKTLHFRFPPAPRSGLEVVKIKDLVHAYDDKILFLGADLLIERGDRVAFLGPNGAGKSTLLHLIMGMEQPTEGTVQLGQHNVLPGYFEQNQAEALDLNKTVMQTIHDEVPDWKNEEVRTLLGRFLFSGETVFKKVESLSGGEKARLALAKMLLRPANLLMLDEPTNHLDIPAKEMLEEAIQNYDGTVLIVSHDRYFISKVATKIVEIREGEFRPYLGDYHYYLDKIAEEKQQAKLAAIAAEKAAKKAAKASKKADTKRR
- the hflX gene encoding GTPase HflX, producing MFLYNRNRWIQEPGNWSETPIETIYGNLQGLKSSQLKQLQRLYQQRLPSDSLTTPEFAQRLAAISTDIKQPVCTYINRRGQVIRVGVGTPSQTKIPPLELPRYGAERLSGIRCLATQLKSETPKEAALTAMVIQRLDALVVLTVTESGFERRGGGATGYVKETYLVHLLPPTEQGVQNPDDRPLATGVEQSWSVSPPLSLDILTKQDFLELVEGLESEFRREFVAQQVDVDQDRVLIVGLMTDETTKERFEDGLAEIARLVETAGGEVLQTMRQKRSRPHPQTVVGAGKVQEIALIVQTLGANLVVFDRDLSPAQVRNLELETGVRVVDRTEVILDIFAQRAQSRAGKLQVELAQLEYMLPRLTGRGQAMSRLGGGIGTRGPGETKLETERRAIQRRINRLQQEVNQLQAHRSRLRQRRQRQEVTTIAVVGYTNAGKSTLLNTLTNAEVYTADQLFATLDPTTRRLPIPNAVTGEPMEILLTDTVGFIHELPPPLVDSFRATLEEVTEADALLHLVDLSHPAWQSHIRSVMTILSEMPVTPGPILVAFNKIDQVDSETLTLAQDEFPQGVFVSASERFGLETLRQKLAQLVHYALNP